One Capra hircus breed San Clemente chromosome 29, ASM170441v1, whole genome shotgun sequence genomic region harbors:
- the MYRF gene encoding myelin regulatory factor isoform X7, which produces MDAPFGDPHLLRTITPETLCHVGVPSRLEHPPPPPAHLPGPPPPPPPPPHYPVLQRDLYMKAEPPMPPYAAMGQGLVPTDLHHGQQSQMLHQLLQQHGAELPPHPAKKRKHSESPPNTLNAQMLNGMIKQEPGTVTALPPHPARAPSPSWPPQGPLSPGPGSLPLSIARVQTPPWHPPGAPSPGLLQDSDSLSGSYLDPNYQSIKWQPHQQNKWATLYDANYKELPMLTYRVDADKGFNFSVGDDAFVCQKKNHFQVTAYIGMLGEPKYVKTPEGLKPLDCFYLKLHGVKLEALNQSINIEQSQSDRSKRPFNPVTVNLPPEQVTKVTVGRLHFSETTANNMRKKGKPNPDQRYFMLVVALQAHAQNQNYTLAAQISERIIVRASNPGQFESDSEVLWQRAQVPDTVFHHGRVGINTDRPDEALVVHGNVKVMGSLMHPSDLRAKEHVQEVDTTEQLKRISRMRLVHYRYKPEFAATAGIEAAAPETGVIAQEVKEILPEAVKDTGDVVFANGKTIENFLVVNKERIFMENVGAVKELCKLTDNLETRIDELERWSHKLAKLRRLDSLKSTGSSGAFSHAGSQFSRAGSVPHKKRPPKVASKSSSVVPDQACISQRFLQGTIVALVVVMAFSVVSMSTLYVLSLRTEEDLVESDGSFAVSTSCLLALLRPQHPGGSEAVCPCRSSQSFGTTQLRQSPVTTGVLGPQPSLLLGTTGPTHSAPAPGLRTLDLCSTHPCPVICCSSPSPTPSTDPGLGPSFNPGHGLSPSPSPSTNRSGPSQMALLPVTNIRAKSWGLSANGIGYFKHPKSSNPMASPVVPFPGGQGKAKNGPSLGLHGRGRRAVPEPGLSPAQPTQARSQSDPVPFLTSIQVLENSMPITSQYCASEDACRPGNVTYHIPVSSSTPLHLRLTLQMNSSSPVSVVLCSLMSKEEPCEEGGILQSLHAHQDTQGTSHQWPVTILSFRRFTYHFRVALLGQANCSAEAPVQPATDYYFHFYRLCD; this is translated from the exons ATGGACGCACCCTTCGGCG ACCCCCATCTCCTGCGCACCATTACCCCTGAGACCCTGTGCCATGTGGGGGTGCCTTCCCGCCTGGAGCAcccgcccccacctccagcccaccTGCCGggccccccaccgcccccgccgcccccaccgCACTACCCTGTCCTGCAGCGGGACCTGTACATGAAGGCCGAGCCTCCAATGCCCCCCTACGCCGCCATGGGGCAGGGGCTGGTGCCCACCGACCTCCACCATGGCCAGCAGTCCCAGATGCTCCACCAGCTGCTCCAGCAACACGGAGCTGA GCTCCCCCCACACCCCGCCAAGAAGAGGAAGCACTCGGAATCACCTCCCAACACCCTCAATGCCCAGATGCTGAACGGAATGATCAAACAGGAGCCTGGGACTGTGACGGCCCTGCCCCCGCACCCAGCGCGAGCCCCTTCCCCATCCTGGCCTCCCCAGGGCCCGCTCTCACCCGGGCCTGGCTCCCTGCCCCTCAGCATCGCCCGGGTCCAGACACCTCCTTGGCATCCACCAGGTGCCCCCTCACCAG gtctcctgcaggacAGTGACAGCCTCAGTGGCTCCTACCTGGACCCCAACTACCAGTCCATCAAGTGGCAACCGCATCAGCAGAACAAATGGGCGACACTGTACGACGCTAACTACAAGGAGCT GCCCATGCTCACTTACCGCGTGGACGCCGACAAGGGCTTCAACTTTTCGGTGGGCGACGACGCCTTTGTGTGCCAGAAGAAGAACCACTTCCAGGTGACGGCATACATCGGCATGCTGGGCGAGCCCAAGTACGTCAAGACGCCCGAAGGCCTCAAGCCCCTGGACTGCTTCTACCTGAAGCTGCACGGAGTGAAG CTGGAGGCCCTGAACCAGTCCATCAACATCGAGCAGTCGCAGTCGGACCGAAGCAAGCGGCCCTTCAACCCCGTCAC GGTCAATCTGCCCCCCGAACAGGTCACGAAAGTGACTGTGGGGAGGCTGCACTTCAGCGAGACCACCGCCAACAACATGCGCAAGAAGGGCAAGCCCAACCCCGACCAGAG GTACTTCATGCTGGTGGTGGCCCTCCAGGCCCACGCACAAAATCAGAACTACACACTGGCCGCCCAGATCTCAGAGCGCATCATCGTCCGG GCCTCCAATCCAGGCCAGTTTGAGAGCGACAGCGAGGTGCTGTGGCAGCGGGCGCAGGTGCCGGACACGGTCTTCCACCATGGCCGTGTGGGCATCAACACAGACCGGCCCGATGAGGCGCTGGTGGTGCACGGCAACGTCAAGGTCATGGGCTCGCTCATGCACCCCTCCGACCTGCGGGCCAAGGAGCACgtgcaggag GTGGACACCACGGAGCAGCTGAAGAGGATTTCGCGCATGCGGCTGGTGCACTATAGGTACAAGCCGGAGTTTGCCGCCACTGCCGGCATCGAAGCCGCGGCGCCAGAAACGG GTGTCATCGCTCAGGAGGTGAAGGAGATCCTGCCCGAGGCCGTGaaggacacaggagatgtggtctTTGCCAATGGGAAAACCATAGAGAACTTCCTGGTGGTGAACAAG GAGCGCATCTTCATGGAGAACGTGGGTGCCGTGAAGGAGCTGTGCAAGCTGACGGACAACCTGGAGACGCGCATCGATGAGCTGGAGCGCTGGAGCCACAAGCTGGCCAAGCTGCGGCGTCTCGACAGCCTCAAGTCCACCGGCAGCTCGGGCGCCTTCAG CCATGCAGGGAGCCAGTTCAGCCGGGCGGGCAGCGTCCCCCACAAGAAGAGGCCCCCCAAGGTGGCCAGCAAG TCATCGTCTGTGGTCCCAGACCAGGCCTGCATCAGCCAGCGCTTCCTGCAGGGAACCATCGTGGCCCTGGTGGTCGTCATGGCCTTCAG CGTGGTGTCCATGTCCACACTGTATGTGCTGAGCCTGCGCACTGAGGAGGATCTGGTGGAAAGTGATGG CTCTTTTGCCGTGTCTACTTCCTGTCTTCTGGCCCTGCTCCGGCCCCAGCACCCTGGGGGGAGCGAGGCCGTGTGCCCATG CAGGTCCAGCCAGAGCTTTGGGACCACTCAGCTCCGACAGTCCCCTGTGACCACTGGGGTGCTGGGCCCACAGCCCTCTCTGCTGCTGG gtacCACTGGCCCGACCCACTCAGCCCCAGCTCCAGGGCTCCGCACCTTGGACCTCTGCTCTACCCACCCTTGCCCGGTCATTTGCTGCTCCtcgcccagccccaccccctccactgACCCTGGTCTGGGCCCCAGCTTTAATCCTGGTCATGGTCTCAGCCCTAGTCCCAGCCCCTCCACCAACCGCTCAG GCCCCAGCCAGATGGCCCTGCTGCCCGTCACCAACATCAGAGCCAAGTCCTGGGGCCTGTCAGCCAATGGCATTGGCTACTTCAAGCATCCAAAGAGCTCGAACCCCATGGCCAGCCCTGTGGTCCCCTTCCCTGGGGGCCAGGGCAAAGCCAAGAATGGCCCCAGCCTCGGTCTCCATGGCCGGGGCCGCCGAGCGGTTCCCGAGCCTGGCCTGAGCCCTGCTCAGCCCACGCAGGCCCGGAGCCAGTCAG ACCCAGTGCCATTCCTGACCTCCATCCAGGTGCTGGAGAATTCGATGCCCATTACTTCCCAGTACTGTGCTTCAGAGGATGCCTGCAG GCCTGGAAACGTCACCTACCACATCCCTGTTAGCAGCAGCACCCCCTTGCACCTCCGCCTGACCCTGCAGATGAA CTCCTCGTCCCCCGTGTCCGTGGTGCTGTGCAGCCTGATGTCAAAGGAGGAGCCGTGTGAAGAGGGGGGAATTCTACAGAGCCTTCATGCCCACCAGGACACTCAG ggcaCCTCCCACCAGTGGCCAGTAACCATCCTGTCCTTCCGCAGATTCACCTACCACTTCCGGGTGGCATTGCTG GGTCAGGCCAACTGCAGCGCGGAGGCCCCGGTCCAGCCGGCCACGGACTACTACTTCCACTTCTACCGCCTGTGTGACTGA